Within Elusimicrobiota bacterium, the genomic segment ACAGACTGCAAACAGATTTTTTCTGTGTGCTGAGGGGAAAATCAAAAATTGTTTTGTGCGACAAAAGAAAAAAATCAAAAACTTATAATCAGGTTGAAGAATATATCCTTACTGCGGAAGAGCCGAGTGTTTTACGCATACCTAAAGGCGTTATCCACGGGTTTGAAACCTTTGGCGATGAACCTTCCTGGATAATGAATATGCCGACCAAATTATATAACCGTAAAAAACCTGATGAATTTCGTTTTCCGTTAAACACGGATGAAGTGCCTTATGAACCCTGGAAATCAAAAAAAGGGTGGTAATTTAATGAAACTATTAGTAACAGGCGGAGCTGGGTTTATAGGCAGCAATTTTATCAGGCATATTATCAACAAGTACCCCAAATACAAGATTATAAATCTCGACAAACTCACCTACGCAGGCAACCTCGACAATCTAAAAGACATTGAAAAAAATCCTAATTATAAATTTGTTAAAGCAGATATTTGTGATGCGCCTGTAATCGATAAATTACTTCAAAATGAAAAAATTGACTGCATTGTAAACTTTGCGGCCGAAACCCATGTAGACAGGTCGATTCATGAACCTGTCAGCTTTTTACAAACAGATGTTTTCGGCACATTTACCCTGTTAGAAGCTTCAAAAAAATACGCTATAGAACGCTACATACAAATCTCTACCGATGAAGTTTATGGGAGCACAGACCAGGGTTCTTTTACTGAACAAAGCACCATCTCACCCAATAGCCCTTATTCTGCGAGCAAAAGTTCCGGGGACCTGATGGTTAGAGCTTACGTAAAAACCTACAATTTCCCTGGAATAATCACGCGGTCTTCCAATAATTT encodes:
- the rfbB gene encoding dTDP-glucose 4,6-dehydratase → MKLLVTGGAGFIGSNFIRHIINKYPKYKIINLDKLTYAGNLDNLKDIEKNPNYKFVKADICDAPVIDKLLQNEKIDCIVNFAAETHVDRSIHEPVSFLQTDVFGTFTLLEASKKYAIERYIQISTDEVYGSTDQGSFTEQSTISPNSPYSASKSSGDLMVRAYVKTYNFPGIITRSSNNFGPFQYPEKIIPLFVTNAIEDQKLPLYGDGKNVRDWLYVIDNCEAIDIVLHKGKSGEIYNIGGGKEMQNIEITKMVLNLMNKPESLIKPVADRAGHDRRYSIDCSKIKSELGWKPKYNFETALEETVNWYVKNRKWWEQIKKKQKDFKEFYKKNYKL
- a CDS encoding dTDP-4-dehydrorhamnose 3,5-epimerase family protein, whose protein sequence is MIEGAVLKKLIVHKDERGQLFEIMRSDDELFEKFGQCYITVCAPGWVKGWHFHRLQTDFFCVLRGKSKIVLCDKRKKSKTYNQVEEYILTAEEPSVLRIPKGVIHGFETFGDEPSWIMNMPTKLYNRKKPDEFRFPLNTDEVPYEPWKSKKGW